A single region of the Paenibacillus sp. genome encodes:
- the corA gene encoding magnesium/cobalt transporter CorA: MKVRLVQKGVFTLVENVAEALIQPVNGFYWIDASPEELETLQPLFHLHELAVEDCLQEEEQRPKLEIHEGHYFIVVNSIRFDDEEFFFRAVNIFLGKHFIITVTRQKVNELRAVKPVLWEEEVDSPDRFLYHLADLIVDNYFNVADRIEDKIEKLEEDILRHTRKTHLNEIIGLRSEILYLKKVLMPQKEVIGMLARKELRLIDGTLQKYFADMHENAVKVTESFDTFRDLMGNLREAYQSSIASRANEIMRVFTAVTTIFIPLTFITGVYGMNLMNLPGEQYPHFAIVLIIVMALLAVGMFALFRKKEWL, encoded by the coding sequence ATGAAAGTGAGATTGGTTCAAAAAGGCGTCTTCACGTTGGTCGAGAACGTGGCCGAAGCGCTCATTCAGCCGGTGAACGGCTTTTACTGGATCGATGCGAGCCCCGAAGAGCTGGAGACGCTCCAGCCGCTCTTCCATCTTCACGAGCTGGCGGTCGAGGACTGCTTGCAGGAGGAGGAGCAGCGTCCGAAGCTGGAAATTCACGAGGGCCATTATTTTATCGTCGTGAACAGCATTCGTTTCGACGACGAGGAGTTTTTCTTCCGCGCCGTCAACATTTTCCTAGGGAAACATTTCATAATTACCGTCACGCGGCAGAAGGTGAACGAGCTGCGGGCCGTGAAGCCCGTGCTGTGGGAGGAGGAAGTCGATTCCCCCGACCGCTTCCTGTATCACCTGGCCGATTTGATCGTAGATAACTACTTCAACGTCGCCGACCGGATCGAGGACAAAATCGAGAAGCTGGAGGAGGACATTCTCCGGCATACGCGCAAGACGCACTTGAACGAAATCATCGGTCTGCGCAGCGAAATCTTATACTTGAAAAAGGTGCTCATGCCGCAGAAGGAAGTGATCGGCATGCTGGCGCGCAAGGAGCTGCGCCTCATCGACGGCACCTTGCAGAAATATTTCGCCGACATGCACGAGAACGCGGTGAAGGTGACGGAATCGTTCGATACGTTCCGCGACCTGATGGGCAACTTGCGCGAGGCGTACCAGTCGAGCATCGCGAGCCGCGCGAACGAAATCATGCGCGTGTTCACCGCGGTGACGACGATCTTCATCCCGCTGACGTTCATTACCGGCGTGTACGGGATGAACCTGATGAACTTGCCCGGGGAGCAGTATCCTCACTTCGCCATCGTTCTCATCATCGTTATGGCATTGCTCGCCGTCGGCATGTTCGCATTATTCCGCAAGAAAGAGTGGCTGTGA
- a CDS encoding MBL fold metallo-hydrolase: MKLYRHSEDIYRLELPMPLLGSVNAYLVRGERGYTIIDTGMRSEQAIEQWEGIIAGGIAIERVIVTHCHPDHMGLAGWLQQRFRVPVHIPRRGFERMKEAELLLRSAPAGDGRPLPLFALHEGPLYPAAAMWKSIVEDAFEPDGLLEEGQNIRIGSYSFRVIGTPGHSHDHLCFYSAELKQMFTGDHVLEGPSPFLSITSEADGDPLGDYLQALDSVARFDIDCVFPGHGEPFRTLKMRAEEIRRNHEFRMEQLLDHLTCEGLTAGQMTRRVYGDDSGSGKRFMEFQVTLARLIHLERMGRVKGVEREGKVVFTRVP; the protein is encoded by the coding sequence ATGAAGCTGTACCGGCATTCGGAAGATATATATCGATTAGAGCTGCCCATGCCTTTGTTGGGTTCCGTAAACGCTTATTTGGTAAGAGGGGAACGCGGATATACGATCATCGATACGGGGATGCGCTCCGAACAAGCGATTGAACAATGGGAGGGCATAATTGCCGGCGGAATCGCAATTGAACGGGTCATCGTTACGCATTGCCACCCCGATCATATGGGGCTTGCCGGGTGGCTGCAGCAAAGATTTCGCGTGCCGGTGCATATTCCCCGCAGAGGCTTTGAGCGCATGAAGGAGGCGGAGCTCCTTCTGCGTTCTGCCCCTGCCGGCGACGGGCGGCCACTTCCGCTGTTTGCCCTTCATGAAGGCCCGCTCTACCCGGCGGCGGCAATGTGGAAATCAATAGTCGAAGACGCCTTCGAGCCCGACGGATTGTTGGAGGAAGGACAGAATATACGAATTGGGTCATACTCGTTTCGCGTCATTGGGACCCCGGGGCATTCGCACGATCATTTGTGTTTCTACAGCGCCGAGCTTAAACAAATGTTCACCGGAGACCATGTGTTGGAAGGACCTTCCCCGTTCCTATCGATCACGTCCGAAGCGGACGGGGACCCCTTGGGCGATTATTTGCAAGCGCTCGACTCCGTCGCCCGCTTCGATATCGACTGCGTGTTTCCGGGTCACGGGGAACCGTTCCGTACGCTGAAGATGAGGGCGGAAGAGATTCGGAGGAATCATGAATTTCGAATGGAACAGCTTCTGGATCATTTGACTTGCGAAGGGCTTACCGCTGGTCAAATGACAAGGAGGGTGTACGGGGACGATAGCGGATCGGGCAAACGATTCATGGAGTTTCAGGTTACTTTGGCGAGATTGATCCATCTGGAACGCATGGGGCGAGTGAAGGGTGTCGAAAGGGAAGGGAAGGTTGTTTTTACGCGGGTTCCCTAG
- the metA gene encoding homoserine O-acetyltransferase MetA: MPIKVPDHLPAKEVLSSENIFVMDESRAFQQDIRPLRIIILNLMPTKETTETQLLRLLSNTPLQVEITLLHPETHRSKNTSVEHLELFYKTFNDIRHEQFDGLVITGAPVEHLPFEQVNYWRELQDIMNWAKRNVTSTMYICWAAQAGLYHHFGVQKYDMPQKIFGVFPHVLTCSHVKLTRGFDEMFFVPQSRHTDVRREDIEQVPELDVLSVSEEAGVYLVASKDGKHVFVTGHSEYDADTLKWEYERDVKKGMEIAVPKNYFPSDDPTREPRSTWKAHANLLFSNWLNYYVYQETPYELGQAKEDESFVHAGAYI; this comes from the coding sequence ATGCCGATCAAAGTACCGGACCATTTGCCGGCCAAAGAAGTGCTCTCGAGCGAAAACATCTTCGTCATGGACGAATCCCGCGCGTTTCAACAGGACATTCGTCCGTTGCGCATTATCATCTTGAACCTGATGCCGACGAAAGAGACGACGGAGACGCAGCTGCTGCGTCTGCTCAGTAATACGCCGCTGCAGGTCGAGATCACGCTGCTGCATCCGGAGACGCACCGGTCGAAAAATACGTCCGTGGAGCATCTGGAACTGTTCTACAAAACGTTCAACGACATCCGCCACGAGCAATTCGACGGGCTTGTCATTACGGGCGCGCCGGTCGAGCATTTGCCGTTCGAGCAGGTAAACTATTGGCGCGAGCTGCAAGACATTATGAACTGGGCGAAGCGCAACGTAACGTCGACGATGTACATATGTTGGGCCGCGCAGGCCGGACTGTATCATCATTTCGGCGTTCAAAAATATGATATGCCGCAAAAAATATTCGGTGTGTTCCCGCACGTCCTGACATGTTCGCACGTGAAGCTGACGCGGGGCTTCGACGAAATGTTCTTCGTGCCGCAGAGCCGCCACACGGACGTTCGCCGCGAGGACATCGAGCAAGTGCCGGAGCTCGACGTGCTGTCGGTGTCCGAAGAAGCGGGCGTCTACCTCGTCGCGTCGAAAGACGGCAAGCACGTGTTCGTCACGGGCCATTCGGAGTACGACGCCGACACGCTGAAGTGGGAGTACGAGCGCGACGTGAAAAAGGGAATGGAGATCGCCGTTCCGAAAAACTATTTCCCGTCCGACGATCCGACGCGCGAGCCGCGCTCGACGTGGAAGGCGCACGCCAATCTGCTGTTCTCGAATTGGTTAAACTACTACGTATACCAAGAAACGCCGTACGAGCTCGGGCAAGCGAAAGAAGACGAAAGCTTCGTGCACGCAGGCGCATACATCTAA
- a CDS encoding Zn-ribbon domain-containing OB-fold protein, with protein sequence MSEIASNAIPKPSPIRDVKSEPFFEGTAQGKLMIRRCPDCGGFAPPAEQYCTNCMTKLEWVQASGKATLFTWSVVQQVFHPAFADEVPYVIGVVKLEEGPRLYTRIVGVDVSALRLSMELEAKFEPWPNGEYLPVFTRK encoded by the coding sequence ATGAGCGAGATCGCCTCGAACGCGATACCAAAACCATCGCCGATCCGAGATGTGAAATCCGAACCGTTCTTCGAAGGGACAGCGCAAGGGAAATTAATGATTCGGCGGTGCCCCGATTGCGGCGGATTCGCCCCTCCGGCGGAACAGTACTGCACGAATTGCATGACAAAGCTTGAATGGGTTCAAGCTTCCGGCAAAGCAACGTTATTTACATGGTCGGTCGTGCAGCAGGTGTTCCACCCCGCCTTCGCCGACGAAGTCCCATACGTCATTGGCGTCGTGAAGCTCGAAGAAGGCCCACGGCTGTATACAAGAATCGTCGGAGTCGACGTCTCCGCACTACGGTTAAGTATGGAGCTTGAAGCAAAGTTCGAGCCATGGCCGAACGGGGAATACTTGCCCGTATTTACGCGGAAATAG
- a CDS encoding MFS transporter has protein sequence MGTVKRPWLAFIGLLFGSFTVIEAMAFQIPALPVLTKAFGIPVALSGLISLAYYLTHTVCGPVFGNIADQFGRKRTVMIGLGIFAVSEYAAALSPNFAVYLAARVVQGIGAACVVPAGIAYATYLFPTEKRGTALGVFAAIGTLGAAAGGIVGGLVVANFGWQAIYVVSGTLAVLGLLLVKFVVPETPSAERKPFDYAGSFLLLLAVGTLLSVTTLMANLGIASPYTLTVLMAGIILAVLFWTVEKRSKHPFIELSLLKNRHFILPLVLLFLLGICYQGVLYTNAFFVSSVPGGGPHLAGMLTMYVYVAGAVGGLVGGKLVDMIRMKYVIITGILLFMAGSVVYSTYTVHTPFWYVVMTVIILVSGVTLLGPAITKMAMDVVPPAKLSTGSGTFTMIRDLGNPTGQTTGLAVFGTLSASSLAAALAQQATKAGVSEEYLPAIAEAGQSAGASIPQTLADHLAAIGAQFQTLYEAARLDGMIMALNSMSYIVIGVSILVLLLSLFLPNIPVKRTSMKPIATDQPVTEV, from the coding sequence ATGGGGACAGTTAAGCGGCCATGGCTTGCGTTTATCGGGTTGTTGTTCGGGTCGTTCACCGTCATCGAGGCAATGGCGTTCCAAATTCCGGCGCTGCCCGTGCTAACCAAAGCATTCGGCATTCCTGTGGCGCTCTCCGGATTAATAAGTCTCGCGTATTACTTAACGCATACCGTGTGCGGGCCTGTGTTTGGCAACATTGCCGATCAGTTCGGCCGGAAGAGGACCGTCATGATCGGCCTCGGAATCTTCGCGGTTAGCGAATATGCGGCTGCGTTAAGCCCTAATTTCGCGGTTTACTTGGCGGCGCGCGTCGTGCAAGGCATCGGAGCGGCCTGCGTCGTGCCCGCGGGCATTGCGTACGCGACGTATTTGTTCCCTACGGAGAAGCGTGGAACGGCGCTGGGCGTATTCGCCGCAATCGGGACACTGGGAGCCGCGGCTGGCGGAATCGTCGGCGGTCTCGTCGTCGCGAATTTCGGCTGGCAAGCGATTTACGTCGTCAGCGGAACGTTAGCGGTATTGGGCCTGCTTCTGGTCAAATTCGTGGTTCCCGAGACGCCGAGCGCGGAGCGGAAGCCGTTCGATTATGCCGGCTCGTTCCTATTGTTGTTGGCGGTTGGCACGTTATTGTCGGTCACGACGCTGATGGCCAATCTTGGAATCGCTTCCCCCTATACGCTTACTGTCCTGATGGCGGGCATCATCCTGGCGGTGTTGTTCTGGACTGTGGAGAAACGAAGCAAACACCCGTTTATCGAGCTGTCGTTGTTAAAAAATAGGCACTTCATCTTGCCTTTGGTGCTTCTGTTTTTGCTGGGCATCTGTTATCAAGGCGTTCTGTACACGAATGCGTTTTTTGTAAGCTCCGTTCCCGGCGGGGGCCCTCATTTGGCCGGTATGCTGACAATGTACGTATACGTTGCGGGAGCCGTAGGCGGGTTGGTCGGCGGCAAGCTGGTCGATATGATTCGGATGAAATACGTCATTATTACCGGAATCTTACTGTTCATGGCCGGGAGCGTCGTTTACTCCACGTATACCGTTCATACTCCGTTCTGGTACGTCGTCATGACGGTCATTATCTTGGTATCCGGCGTGACGCTGCTCGGGCCGGCCATTACAAAGATGGCGATGGACGTCGTCCCTCCTGCGAAATTGAGCACCGGATCGGGGACGTTTACAATGATTCGAGATTTGGGGAACCCGACCGGGCAAACGACCGGATTGGCCGTATTCGGGACGCTGTCCGCTTCCAGCTTGGCAGCGGCGTTGGCGCAGCAAGCGACGAAAGCGGGGGTCTCCGAAGAGTACCTCCCGGCGATTGCGGAAGCGGGACAATCTGCGGGCGCGTCGATCCCTCAAACGCTGGCGGATCACTTGGCGGCGATCGGTGCGCAATTCCAAACGCTTTACGAAGCCGCCCGGCTGGACGGGATGATCATGGCGCTCAATTCCATGAGCTATATCGTAATTGGAGTAAGCATATTGGTTCTGCTGCTCTCGTTATTCTTGCCTAACATCCCAGTCAAACGAACGTCGATGAAGCCGATCGCGACCGACCAACCGGTGACGGAAGTATAA
- a CDS encoding thiolase family protein produces the protein MKGKAAIAGLGITDMGRIYGKTATDFAAEAIKLALDDAGLKPTELDGLLVNSGVTNGIDINLMNELGMRDVKLMNHMNSYGSTAGAMVQFAAMACAAGMANAVACVFADAPLVPDVSTGSAYASASGQGFQTLYSAYGMFGAASLYAMSARRHMELYGTKSEQFGAIAVSQREWALLNPKAQMKKPMTLADHQTSRMIAEPLRLFDCCLVSNGGVAVIVTSAERARSLKQPPVYVLGFGQGHPGGREDEDVRTGAYESGKTAMTMAGVTPNDIDVCEIYDCFTYTVLVTLEDYGFCGKGEGGSFVEGGRLGPGGSLPTNTGGGQLSSFYMWGMTPLSEAVIQARGQGGARQAPKHDVVLVSGNGGVLDYHSTLILSPHPNG, from the coding sequence ATGAAAGGAAAGGCCGCCATTGCTGGCCTAGGAATTACGGACATGGGCCGCATTTACGGAAAGACGGCGACGGATTTCGCCGCGGAGGCCATTAAGCTCGCATTGGACGACGCGGGATTGAAGCCGACCGAGCTGGACGGATTGCTTGTGAATAGCGGCGTTACGAACGGGATTGATATTAACTTAATGAACGAGCTTGGAATGCGCGATGTAAAGCTGATGAATCACATGAACTCGTATGGCTCTACGGCCGGCGCCATGGTGCAATTCGCGGCGATGGCGTGCGCCGCCGGTATGGCGAACGCCGTGGCTTGCGTGTTTGCGGACGCGCCGCTTGTGCCTGACGTGTCGACCGGAAGCGCCTACGCGTCTGCTTCCGGGCAAGGATTCCAGACGCTGTACAGCGCATACGGGATGTTTGGCGCCGCCAGCCTGTACGCGATGTCGGCGAGGAGACATATGGAACTATACGGGACGAAGAGCGAGCAGTTCGGCGCCATTGCCGTATCCCAGCGAGAATGGGCTCTCCTCAATCCGAAGGCGCAAATGAAGAAGCCGATGACGCTCGCCGATCATCAAACCTCGCGAATGATCGCCGAACCGCTTCGCTTGTTCGACTGCTGCCTCGTATCCAACGGCGGTGTGGCCGTCATCGTTACGTCGGCGGAACGCGCGCGGAGCTTAAAGCAGCCGCCGGTGTATGTCCTAGGGTTCGGACAGGGACACCCCGGAGGGAGAGAGGACGAGGATGTGCGGACCGGGGCTTACGAAAGCGGAAAGACCGCCATGACGATGGCCGGAGTGACCCCCAATGATATCGACGTATGCGAAATTTACGATTGCTTTACTTATACGGTGCTGGTCACTTTAGAGGATTACGGATTTTGCGGGAAGGGCGAAGGCGGCTCGTTCGTGGAGGGCGGCCGGCTCGGGCCGGGAGGTTCCTTGCCAACGAATACCGGCGGAGGGCAGTTGTCGAGCTTTTACATGTGGGGGATGACTCCCTTGTCGGAGGCGGTTATTCAAGCCCGAGGGCAAGGCGGTGCACGGCAGGCTCCCAAACACGATGTCGTATTGGTCAGCGGGAACGGCGGCGTATTGGATTATCACTCCACATTAATTCTGAGTCCGCATCCGAATGGGTAA
- a CDS encoding crotonase/enoyl-CoA hydratase family protein, producing MNFEAVLFERRGRTALITLNRPHAMNAINAQIWREMGEALEAVAQDPDLWVAVITGAGDRSFCAGADLKEVAAGRSIVPEGDHWGFAGIVQHYINKPIIAAVNGFALGGGTEIALACDLVVASERASFGLPEVKRGIIAGAGGLLRLPRQIPLKVAVEAIFTGEALTAEEALRWGLVNRVVPHEEVVSKALELAEKICENAPVAVRISKDIIYKGLDVPLDHPQEAWAVNASYMEALMNSEDAKEGPRAFAEKRKPNWTGR from the coding sequence ATGAATTTCGAAGCCGTATTGTTTGAACGCCGCGGCCGGACCGCGCTCATTACCTTAAATCGCCCTCACGCGATGAACGCGATCAACGCGCAAATATGGCGGGAGATGGGCGAAGCGCTGGAAGCGGTCGCTCAAGACCCGGACCTATGGGTCGCCGTCATTACCGGCGCCGGAGACCGTTCGTTCTGCGCAGGCGCGGATTTAAAGGAGGTGGCTGCCGGTCGATCGATCGTTCCGGAAGGGGACCATTGGGGGTTTGCGGGCATCGTACAGCATTACATCAATAAACCGATCATTGCGGCCGTCAACGGATTTGCCTTGGGGGGAGGCACGGAAATCGCACTCGCCTGCGATCTGGTCGTCGCTTCGGAGCGGGCCAGCTTCGGATTGCCGGAAGTGAAGCGGGGGATTATCGCCGGGGCCGGCGGTTTGCTTCGATTGCCCAGGCAAATCCCGTTGAAGGTAGCCGTGGAGGCCATTTTTACGGGGGAAGCCCTCACGGCGGAGGAAGCGTTACGCTGGGGCTTGGTCAATCGGGTCGTTCCGCATGAAGAGGTGGTCTCGAAGGCCCTGGAGCTTGCGGAAAAAATTTGCGAAAATGCGCCGGTCGCGGTTCGAATCAGCAAAGACATCATTTATAAAGGGCTTGATGTCCCGCTGGATCACCCGCAGGAAGCATGGGCGGTGAACGCCAGCTATATGGAGGCACTGATGAATTCGGAGGATGCGAAAGAAGGGCCGCGAGCGTTCGCCGAGAAGCGAAAGCCGAACTGGACGGGGCGTTAA
- a CDS encoding aminotransferase class I/II-fold pyridoxal phosphate-dependent enzyme yields the protein MKHIESRLAQIGSLEDPQTGAVSYPIYHATAFRHPKLGQSTGFDYARTKSPTRKVLEEAFADLESGDAGFACSTGMAALQTIFMIFSSGDHLLVSLDLYGGTYRLLEQIMSRFGVSATYVDTNDLDALETNYREGATKAVLIETPTNPLMMITDLERVAAWAKKKGLITIVDNTLLTPYFQRPLELGCDIVIHSATKYLAGHNDVLAGLIVTKGEELSQKIAFLHNSIGAVLGPQDSWLLMRGLKTLALRMARHQENALKLSAWLSEHPMVAEVFYPALPSHPGHDIQNKQSSGNTGIFSFKMKDARTIEPILRHIKLIAFAESLGGVESLMTYPAVQTHADIPKEIRDKVGVDDRLLRFSVGIEHADDLIEDLRQAFEAAAAELA from the coding sequence ATGAAGCATATCGAAAGCCGTCTGGCGCAAATCGGGTCGCTCGAAGACCCGCAGACGGGGGCCGTCAGCTACCCGATTTATCACGCGACCGCGTTCCGCCACCCGAAGCTCGGACAGAGCACGGGCTTCGACTACGCGCGAACGAAGTCTCCGACGCGCAAGGTGCTGGAAGAGGCGTTCGCGGACCTTGAGTCCGGCGACGCCGGCTTCGCATGCAGCACCGGCATGGCCGCGCTGCAGACGATTTTCATGATATTCTCCTCGGGCGATCACCTGCTGGTCAGCTTGGATTTGTACGGCGGCACGTATCGGCTGCTCGAGCAAATCATGAGCCGCTTCGGCGTAAGCGCGACGTACGTCGACACGAACGATCTGGACGCGTTGGAAACGAACTATCGCGAAGGGGCGACGAAGGCGGTCTTGATCGAAACGCCGACGAACCCGCTCATGATGATTACCGACCTCGAGCGCGTCGCCGCGTGGGCGAAGAAGAAAGGCCTGATCACGATCGTCGACAACACGCTGCTGACGCCGTATTTCCAGCGTCCGCTCGAGCTCGGCTGCGACATCGTCATCCACAGCGCGACGAAGTATCTCGCAGGCCATAACGACGTGCTGGCGGGACTCATCGTGACGAAGGGCGAAGAGCTGTCGCAAAAAATCGCCTTCCTGCACAATTCGATCGGCGCGGTGCTCGGACCGCAGGACTCCTGGCTGCTCATGCGCGGGCTGAAGACGCTCGCGCTGCGCATGGCGCGCCACCAAGAGAACGCGCTGAAGCTGTCGGCGTGGCTGTCGGAGCATCCGATGGTGGCGGAGGTGTTCTATCCGGCGCTGCCGTCGCACCCGGGGCACGACATCCAGAACAAGCAGTCGTCGGGCAATACGGGCATATTCTCGTTCAAAATGAAAGACGCCCGCACGATCGAGCCGATCCTGCGCCATATCAAGCTGATCGCCTTCGCGGAAAGCCTCGGCGGCGTCGAGTCGCTCATGACGTATCCGGCGGTGCAGACGCACGCGGACATTCCGAAGGAGATACGAGACAAGGTCGGCGTGGACGACCGGCTGCTTCGCTTCTCGGTCGGCATCGAGCATGCGGACGATTTGATCGAAGATTTGCGGCAGGCGTTCGAAGCGGCCGCGGCGGAGCTCGCCTAG
- a CDS encoding acetate--CoA ligase family protein, with translation MTEHSLHAFFSPRTVAVVGASKTVGSIGHTAIRNFADIGFLGSVYAVNPRYEEVEGFPCYPSLQAIDDEIEVVIVAVASHLVEGAIRDCIEKHVKYIVIFSSGFAEISEDGRQKQDDLFALCKEKGIRVLGPNTLGTYNNFNKVAFSFMSTSVLKQTPEGDVGIVSQSGASGGTLFMAGGEEGIGYSYLATTGNQMDMNTCEFLDFLVDDDRTNVIGLYMEAIPDGKSLMQAAERAIRKRKPIVALKAGRSDSGAKAALTHTASMTGSYQVFQAALDRYGVTFVEELDEMADAIKAFRSGKQPSGNRVALLVGSGATGIMLADRLDELGLRMAQLRETTVQRLAEMVPSYCFLGNPVDIASTYTGNDKLYRHCVETLAAAEEVDIVIAHLPMPGPMGHAMADDIISVSEQTGKPIIVALTSTEKMQGDIKVKLNCARIPAYFTLRGAAKAAWQLVNYEEKRSRAAVLTELRHGQTAIAAEALEGQGVVTEPEVKTMLREFGIPVPKGFVAANRLELLEGAKGLQYPVAVKIVSPDITHKSDAGGVILKVADEQALVEAFETVLRRVKEHEPNASVHGVLVEEMVEGPFLEAIVGVKRDPAFGPIVMCGLGGIYVEVLKDVVQKAAPLTPAEALEMIQALQCYPLFTGARKGLAYDVDALANVISKISELAVSLGDRWDEMEINPLIVRPQGQGVMALDGLITK, from the coding sequence ATGACAGAACATTCGTTACACGCTTTCTTTTCCCCGCGGACCGTCGCCGTCGTCGGCGCCTCGAAAACGGTCGGGAGCATCGGGCATACGGCTATTAGAAACTTCGCGGATATCGGGTTTCTTGGAAGCGTTTACGCCGTGAACCCCCGCTACGAGGAAGTAGAGGGTTTTCCTTGCTATCCTTCCCTTCAAGCGATCGACGACGAAATTGAGGTCGTGATCGTCGCCGTCGCCAGCCATTTGGTCGAAGGAGCCATTCGAGATTGCATCGAGAAACATGTGAAATACATCGTCATCTTTAGCTCGGGGTTCGCGGAAATCAGCGAAGATGGAAGACAGAAACAAGACGATCTCTTCGCGCTGTGCAAGGAGAAAGGCATCCGCGTGCTGGGACCCAATACGCTCGGCACGTATAACAATTTTAATAAAGTCGCTTTCAGCTTTATGTCGACGAGCGTGTTAAAGCAAACGCCGGAAGGCGATGTAGGCATCGTCTCCCAGAGCGGCGCGTCCGGAGGCACCCTGTTCATGGCGGGCGGGGAGGAGGGCATCGGCTACTCCTATCTTGCGACAACGGGTAATCAAATGGACATGAATACCTGCGAATTTCTCGATTTTCTCGTTGACGATGATCGCACCAACGTTATAGGGCTTTACATGGAGGCGATCCCGGACGGGAAATCGTTAATGCAAGCGGCGGAACGGGCGATCCGGAAACGGAAGCCGATCGTCGCCTTAAAAGCCGGACGCTCGGACTCCGGAGCGAAAGCGGCCTTAACGCACACCGCATCGATGACGGGTTCATACCAAGTGTTCCAGGCGGCGCTGGACAGGTACGGAGTCACCTTCGTTGAGGAACTGGACGAAATGGCCGATGCCATCAAAGCGTTCCGAAGCGGGAAGCAGCCGTCGGGCAACCGCGTGGCGCTGCTTGTGGGCTCAGGCGCAACGGGCATTATGCTGGCGGACCGGCTGGACGAATTGGGGCTGCGAATGGCTCAGCTTCGGGAAACGACGGTACAGCGGCTGGCCGAAATGGTGCCAAGCTATTGCTTCCTCGGAAATCCGGTGGATATCGCCTCCACTTACACCGGGAACGACAAACTGTATCGGCACTGCGTCGAAACGTTGGCCGCAGCCGAGGAAGTGGATATCGTGATCGCTCATCTTCCCATGCCGGGACCGATGGGCCATGCGATGGCGGACGATATCATCTCGGTGTCGGAGCAGACCGGCAAGCCGATCATCGTGGCATTGACGTCCACCGAAAAAATGCAGGGCGACATTAAAGTCAAATTGAACTGTGCAAGAATTCCTGCTTATTTTACGTTGAGGGGCGCGGCGAAGGCTGCGTGGCAGCTCGTAAATTATGAGGAAAAGCGCAGCCGCGCGGCTGTCTTGACCGAGCTGCGGCACGGCCAGACTGCGATCGCCGCCGAGGCGCTGGAAGGTCAGGGCGTCGTTACCGAGCCCGAGGTGAAGACGATGCTTCGCGAGTTCGGCATTCCCGTTCCCAAAGGTTTTGTCGCCGCGAACCGGCTCGAATTGCTTGAAGGCGCCAAAGGACTGCAATACCCGGTAGCGGTGAAAATCGTTTCCCCTGACATCACGCACAAAAGCGACGCGGGCGGGGTCATCCTCAAGGTGGCTGACGAACAGGCGCTAGTTGAAGCTTTCGAAACGGTACTGCGCCGCGTGAAGGAACACGAACCGAACGCGTCCGTACATGGCGTGTTGGTAGAAGAGATGGTAGAGGGGCCGTTCCTCGAGGCCATCGTCGGCGTCAAACGCGATCCCGCTTTCGGACCGATTGTGATGTGCGGATTGGGAGGCATTTATGTCGAGGTATTGAAGGATGTCGTACAGAAAGCAGCTCCGCTTACGCCGGCGGAAGCGCTTGAAATGATTCAGGCTTTACAATGCTATCCGTTATTTACGGGAGCGCGGAAAGGACTTGCATACGACGTCGACGCGCTGGCCAACGTCATCTCAAAAATATCGGAATTGGCGGTGTCGCTCGGGGACCGCTGGGATGAGATGGAAATCAATCCGCTGATCGTGAGACCGCAGGGGCAAGGGGTCATGGCATTGGATGGTTTGATCACGAAGTAG